The Schistocerca piceifrons isolate TAMUIC-IGC-003096 chromosome 5, iqSchPice1.1, whole genome shotgun sequence DNA segment GCGCATGATACAGTTATCGCTACTTACACATAGGATGTTTTCCGTTAACTGTGAGACTGCAAGTTGCGGGTGGGGTAATACAGTGAGAACTGGCTATTCAAGGCCGCGGAAGTTGAGAAAAATCGACGCAAGTTTGGCATTATCGCAGGTGTGAGCGCTAATTCTTCACGAAGGCGCCCCATCTCGTTACCCCGTTATCCCGTCATAGGTATTCATACGTCAGAGCGGAGGTATAAGACGAGCTCACCAGATATCGCTCACCACTGTCTGTGTGGAGCACAGAGGTAgccagcgttctcgcttcccgcgcccgggttcccgggttcgattcccggcggggtcagggattttctctgccttgtgatggctgggtgttgtgtgctgtccttaggttagttaggtttaagtagttctaagttctaggggacttatgaccacagcagttgagtcccatagtgctcagaaccatttgaaccatttgaaccacagaggtAGCCAAGGCGAGAAACCTGACCTTCTACTGCTGCCTCGTGGCCGTCTTTGGCGTTTCGGCTCAAGCTGCGCCGGAAGACAAGATCGATAACCTGGATGTGCACGAGATCCTCAACAACGACCGCCTCCTGAAATCCTACATCCAGTGCATGCTCGATGCAGACGACGGAAAGTGCACCACTGAGGGCAAGGAGATCAAAGGTGAGTGCGGCAGCTAAACTTCCTTCTTTCTTATGCCTCTCTCGCTTCTAATTacattctcattaccttcgtcaatCCTCTCTTCCTGTTTTCCTGGTACCTACAGATGTTTGATTAAATAATACGCTCATGGATTATGGTGTGGCACGTTGATATGCAAAATGACCATATCATGCTAGAAGTTAATAACTACAAATTCTGTTCGGTTGCGTAGGAGATTTCGTGACATCCTCTCAGGTCACTCCGTTTCTTATTCCTTGTCAGGTGCCTGAGCATAATAAGATGCTATTGTGTTTCATCACGAGCAACAATAGCTTGATAACAGAAAAATCACGCGATGTCAATAAGACATATTATTTAATCTTTATCAAAACAATCTCACATTCATTTGCAGCATTTCTGTGTCCTACCATATTGGAGATTTCACGTCCTGCTGAGAAATATTCAGGACATTTAGGGTAACGTTTAGAGAGCTTACAGTTAGCCTTTTGTTTTAatctaaacaaaaaattatatgcAGTATGACAATCACAATGTTTACTGCCTGGCTGCTTTATATATTTTGTTCGCACCCTCATCTAATCCCCAATGATGTATAGATTAACTTCACACTGAAAATGTGAGGCCTCCCCTATTTCCACCTCTGGTCAATCTCGTCTTGTCTTTCTCTTGAACTTTTCGCACCATGAACGCTTCCATGTAAAAGAGAATCATCTTCGCTTCTTCTCTCTGCGACTCCAGTTTTCATCACCTTTCCAATAATCTTCTTCGATTACCCATGTCAAGATGTTTGTGCCAAAGTGAATGTTTCATTTCATATTAGTGTTGAGATGTTTCCTTTTCTGTCGGATATTCTTATACGATGAGGTTTCGGGCAACATTAATCCCCTATGTCTACTTTAAAGCCCCATTGCCGATGTAAGTAATTTTAGCATTGCCTATTGATCAGTATCAATTATTTTCTCATCATTTTAAGGTCCAGCTGTTGATACTATACTTTAGTAGTATAATATTGTTTATAGAATTGCAACTCTAACTTAATCGGACAACAAAGCTAATGGAAATGTTGTATGTCCAGTTCCACACTGCAGCATCAATAATTCAACGATTAGTAGAAGATAGCCTGCATTGCATACTTCCCCTAATTTCACTATTAGCTAATCTCTGGACAAATGTTTTACTTTAATAATTGACGTATTACTGCCACTTTTGCCTTCCTTTTACCCggtttttattttatatgtttttggAGTACACAAAATGAGTACTGAACGGAACAATTTAAGATTATCATCACTTAAAACGTCTAGCCTAAAAGGTCGTGgccgatgtataaaactttctcctaacgtttccaCTCCGACCGTGAgacacatcttcagaggtatggtgGCAAACAGGACCCAGAACTCGACGGAGTCCGAATATATGAGCAGTACAGAGGGCACCACAATCCATCACGTGTTGTCGCTAAGAGGTTAGCTCTTGTAGTGCCAACGttttcgattgaaagtaatcgatcgtcattgtTACGCTGCAATGCTGGCATCCTAATTTTAACTAATGTAATACTTCCCTCTTTTCCCTTAAAATTATTACGGCGCTTATAAATCTCAGTAGCCCATCCGTAAGTAGTGGAATGATAACGCGATATTTTCGATATGACAGCCATCTCCGTGAAGTTTAATTTCATGATCACCGTCTTGGGAAAGATGTTCCGCTAAGGCTGATTATCCAAATGTCCAAAGCTGCAATTCATCTTGTTTTCAACAAGACGGTTGTGAAAAATAGTTTTTGTGGTACCTATATAAACCAGACCACAATTACAAAGAATTTTATACACACCCAGTGTGACGAAAGGGTGTCGTGTATCATTtgccgatcttaaacattcttttatcttcCTAGTGGGACTGAAGGTAGTTTACATACCATACTTGCTCAACTCTTTCCCAATGCGATATGTAATCGTAATGATGAACGGAAGGAAATCTTCCCCTTTGTTTTTCCACGTCGATCCTGATTCTAACCCTAGGGCGTAGtgctcgaaaatggctctgagcactatgggacttaacttctggggtcatcagtcccctagaacttagaactacttaaacctaaacaacctaaggacatcacacacacccatgcccgaggcaaaattcgaacctgcgaccgtagcggttgagcggttccagactgtagcgcctagaaccgcacggctactccggccggccgcagtgcTCGATCTATTTTCTTGTTCGATCAACTATTCTTCTTGAATGTCGACAGTAGTTGTTCAATCTCGTCTTCTAAATAAGTCGGTAGACAATCTttgtccccccccatgaaccatggaccttgccgttggtggggaggcttgcgtgcctcagcgatacagatggccgtaccgtaggtgcaaccacaacggaggggtatctgttgagaggccagacaaacatgtggttcctgaagaggggcagcagccttttcagtagttgcaggggcaacagtctgaatgattgactgatctggccttgtaacattaaccaaaacggccttgctgtgctggtactgcgaacggctgaaagcaaggggaaactacagccgtaatttttcccgaggacatgcagctttactgtacgattaaatgatgatggcgtcctcttgggtaaaatattccggaggtgaaatagtcccccattcggatctccgggcggggactactcaagaggatgtcgttatcaggagaaagaaaactggcgttctacggatcggagcgtggaatgtcagatcccttaatcgggcaggtaagttagaaaatttaaaaagggaaatggataggttaaagttagatatagtgggaattagtgaagttcggtggcaggaggaacaagacttttggtcaggtgattacagggttataaatacaaaatcaaataggggtaatgtaggagtaggtttactaatgaataaaaaaataggaatgcgggttaactactacaaacagcacagtgaacacattattgtggccaagatagacacaaagcccatgcctactacagtagtacaagtttatatgccaactagctctgcagatgatgaagaaatagatgaaatgtatgacgagataaaagaaattattcaggtagtgaagggagacgaaaatttaatagtcatgggtgactggaattcgtcagtaggaaaagggagagaaggaaacatagtaggtgaatatggattggggggaaggaatgagagaggaagccgccttgtagaattttgcacagagcataacttaatcatatctaagacttggttcaagaatcataaaagaaggttgtatacctggaagaatcctggagatactaaaaggtatcagatacattatatagtggtaagacagagattaaggaatcaggttttaaattgtaagacatttcctggggcagatgtggattctgaccacaatctattggttatgaactgcagattgaaactgaagaaactgcaaaaaggtgggaatttaaggatatgggacctggataaactgaaagaaccagaggttgtagagagtttcagggagagcaaaagggaacaattgacaggaatgggggaaagaaatacagtagaagaagaatgggtagctctgagggatgaagtagtgaaggcagcagacgatcaagtaggtaaaaagacgagggctaatagaaatccttgggtaacagaagcaatattgaatttaattgatgaaaggagaaaatataaaaatgcagtaaatgaagcagggaaaaaggaatacaaacgtctcaaaaatgagatcgacaggaagtgcaaaatggctaagcagggatggctagaggacaagtgtaaggatgtagaggcttgtctcactaggggtaagatagatactgcctacaggaaaattaaagagacctttggagataagagtaccacttgtatgaatatcaagagctcagatggcaacccagttctaagcaaagaagggaaggcagaaaggtggaaggagtatatagagggtttatacaagggcgatggacttgaggacaatattatggaaatggaagagggtgtagatggagacgaaatgggagataagaagagtttgacagagcactgacagacctgagtcgaaacaaggccccgggagtagacaacattccattagaactattgatggcctcgggagagccagtcatgacaaaactctaccatctggtgagcacgatgtatgagacaggcgaaataccctcagacttcaagaagaatataataattccaatcccaaagaaagcaggtgttgacagatgtgaaaattaccgaactatcagtttaataagtctcagctacaaaatactaccgcgaattctttacagacgaatggaaaaattggtagaagccgacctcggggaagatcagtttggattccgtagaaatactggaacacgtgaggcaatactgaccttaggacttatcttagaagaaagattaagaaaaggcaaacctacgtttctagcatttgttgacttagagaaagcttttgacaatgttaactggaatactctctttcaaattctgaaggtagcaggggtaaaatacatggagtgaaaggctatttacaatttgtacggaaaccagatggcagttataagagtcgaggggcatgaaagggaagcagtggttgggaaaggagtgagacagggttgtaccctttccccgatgttattcaatctgtatattgaacaagcagtaaaggaaacaaaagaaaaattcggagtaggtattaaaattcatggagaagaagtaaaaactttgaggttcgccgatgacattgtaattctgtcagagacagcgaaggacttggaagagcagttgaacagaatggacagtgtcttgaaagggggatataagatgaacatcaacaaaagcaaaacgaggataatggaatgtagtcaaattaagtcgggtgatgctgagggaattagattaggagatgagacacttaaagtagtaaaggaattttgctattaagggagtaaaataaccgatgatggtcgaagcggagaggatataaaatgtagactggcaatggcaaggaaagcgtttctcaagaagagaaacttgttaacatcgagtatagatttaagtgtcaggaagtcgtttctgaaagtatttgtatggagtgtagccatgtatggaagtgaaacatggacgataactagtttggacaagaagagaatagaagctttcgaaatgtggtgttacagaagaatgctgaagataaggtgggtagatcacgtaactaatgaggaggtattgagtaggattggggagaagaggagtttgtggcacaacttgactagaagaagggatcggttggtaggacacgttttgaggcatcgcgggatcacaaatttcgcattggagggcaccgtggagggtaaaaaccgtagagggagaccaagagatgaatacactaagcagattcagaaggatgtaggttgcagtaggtactgggagatgaagaagcttgcacaggatagagtagcatggagagctgcatcaaaccagtctcaggactgaagaccacaacaacaacaacagaatcttTGCGCAGGTATCGGTCAGTATGCGTAGCGTTTCTGTATACCCCATCGCTCAGTGTCCCGTACCCTCGCCtgataacagacacagccaagaactTCAGTTGGCCAGTATTCTCTGTCTCCATTAATAACTATATTTTTGATTGGTACTGTTGAGGTGTATCAGGAAGGCATCCAATTCCTCTGCACCAAGTGTACATGCTACGAAAATGCCATCGGCATAATTGTACCATCTGGCGGTCTTTTCCTGTCAGTCTGCATCgcccataaacaaattggcaacaGCCGCACTAAGAGGACTGTCCATGGCctccccgtcaatctgttcatagaAATCATTATTGTATTCAAAATAGGATATTGTGAGGCAGTGTCTGAATAACTCCGTAATATCAACTGCAAAAATATTCGTTATACATGAGATAGCTTCTTTCACTGGAATCATGGTAAACAAAGTTACATCCAAATTAATCGGAATTCACCTTGACCCACAAGCATTTCTTTTCATATGTTAATGAAATGATCCGAATATTTAATGTGACTTTCAGTTCCACCAACATGAAGTTACAACATTGAGGCAAGGTGTCAAGCTAAGTCGTAGGAGGGTGACCCCATAGCACTCACAATAGTCCTGAGAGGAATCTGTGGTTTGTGCGCCTTGTATAATCCGTAGAGACTAGGCGGGTACGCAAAGTTTTGGGAGGTAGCTTCTTATCGCCAAGAGAGAGAGAAGACGCTTTCACAAATCGATTAGAGATTTTTAAAATCTTTGAAGTCGAATCCATTTGAAGTTTTCTACAAGTTGTGGGATCCACAATATTATTGATCCTTTCATGATAGTCTTCACTCGTCATCAGGACCGCGGCATTACTCTTGTCGGCGATAAGAAAGATGATGTTTTTATCTATACTGACATCCCTCAACCCCTTCCTGTGTGCCTGCGAGACATAACTGTTAGGTGGCTTGCTTGTACGTAAAATTCTAGCTATTTCCATACTTTATGAGAAAGTCTTACACGTCGATCATGGcctatcagcctggaagttttaagtgatgtcagtACCAGTCGTGAAAGCTTAAATTGTATGAAATTAAGACTATATTTCGGAAAAAGACTCAAATTCAAAAAACTAACTTTTGGGGAAAGTGTTCTTAGAAACTGAGCCGTCACTGTACGTTTCCTGGAGAGAATTTCTGATTCAGCGTGCTCCAGCGGCTCTTCATCATGGAGTCTCTTCCTCCACGTCATATGGCTATTATACATCAATGAAATATAACGAAACGTCATTTCTAATCCGGTAGAAAATGAGcgtaggcagagattggaatacatacagcaaataattgaggacgtagattgcaactgCTGCTCTGAGACAAAGATGTCGCCAAACTAGAGGAATtggtggagggccgcatcaaacgagtcaggagactgatgattctcaaaaaataataataaaaaaaggagagagagaaagtTAGTGTTTGTATGTGAAGGGCGGGCTGAGTCGGTACAGACACATGCTCATGTGTGACACCATCCAGCTTATAATTCTCACATTACGAAAAAATTGTACGTGAAATCACTGTTTATACAGCATCCTGTGCAATGTTCATTTTATACCATTCTGTACACGAACGTAATGCTCAGTAGTTCTACCATCGTGTAGACGTTCTCGTTAGTGATGGCACCCGTCGTTAATGTCACTCTATATTTATTAGTAAATCCAATATTTCCTCCACTATTGTTGTAAGCAGGCGATCGCTTTCCAACGACTTCTTAGTAACGTCAACGTCCTAAATAGAAGTGATACTAATGACACAAATATATTTTCGACTTTTGATTTGGGTACACCATAGAAGCAGATGCTAAAAGCTTCCCCTCTTATGTCAGATAATTGCGAAATGACAACAGATCAACATCGTAATATAATAATCTCAGGCGTACTGGCGTACCTGAATCCTTGCAGAGAAACTATATTTTGAGGTAAAAAATGGCAAGAAACCTTTTGAGAGGTCATTCAGTAAGTAGACTGCGGTAACGAAATGGTTATCGAATGGTATTCATATTAGTTTGTCGAACACTTAAATGTCACTGAACAGAGAATCATCGTCATCATCCTTTGCCAGTGTAGGCGCCCAGTagtgaacatgtcataaccttttCCTGTGGTCGTATATCTGTTGCTCCAGGAGATCTTCCCACATCTGTTTCTACAATTTTCTTGGATctcaactttttatttttcaatataggtCCTTTTTCTGTATGTCACTGTTTCTCGTTCTTATTATAGAATTACTCGGCATTAACATACAGCAACATGCTTCGTCTACAATAAGTAGTTCTACTTTATATGTGAACGAAGTCTTTTCCGACGGCACTGTTggataaaacattctcggacttcttgccgcgtTAGTTCAGTATAAAATTTCGAGATGTAGAAGATTTTCACCACCGTTAGCGTGTGACGCTAGTGACTTAAAATCGCTGGTGTGGTGGCCTTATACAGcccaaagacggcttctgattggtcggtagttACGTCACGCTGTCGCAAACGGTGTAAATGTCTGCGCTGGTGGCGCTGCCGCTCCCATcgtagcgtaaatattgcgacgatTATCTATGGCTCTCCTGTACACCGACAGCTCTCTTCCATGCTCTGCTAACATTATGGGATGAATGTCTCggtcactcagtgtaccgcaagccGACGCACATTGATTTATATCTGAGCGCCAAGATTTTTCATCATCCAGTACAGAAGAGAGTGGCTTCGAATGCACTGGGTAAAAGAGCAAAAACCGTTTCTGACGAAGACCACTTGGATACCGAAACCAATCATTTGGAGCAAGTCTTTCGGAAGAACGGCTGTGGATCTCGTGATATCAAGTCAGCattcaaaaagaaaaaggaaacattaATATGTTGGACATTCACGTGATGAACCACTGATTGCATTCCTTCCATTCTGCGGCGCTGCATTAAGCAAAATTGGCGGGGTCCTGGGAAGACGAGGTATCAGATTTGTTTTCCGACCTACTAAGAAGATATAGCAGATGCTACGCCaagttaaggacagtctcggccccAGGATTCCCGAAATTTGCAACGTCCCACCTGAATGCGGAAGCAATTACGTCGGTTAGTCCAACcgcaccgtttccgaccgctggtTGCAATCAAGTCTTCGAACGAAGCACTTGGGATACAGTTTGAATTCACGAAATGCAGGAGTATATGACACTTTATAACAatatcgtttattttgagagatgcatatgagAGCTGAAGATGACATAGAGGAATACTGCAACTGGTAGTCAAACTTAAATACAATAACATCACAAACATACGGCTGTTGGGAAATTTCATTGATAATAACTTACTTGTCCAGCTGATGTCCCTTGTCCATGATGAAACAACAGAGACTTACCATCAGTCACATTTTAGCCTCAGTCAAGTAACCCAAATCTAACACTAGCAGAGTAGAGGGAGAAGGGCTTCGTGTTTGCGGAAAGATGAAGTTCCTGTGGTAGTTCCTGCAGACAAGGGAAACGGCACGGTTGTTCTTAATACCACTGAATATCACAGCAAAGTGGCATAGTTGTTGGAAGATAGCACGTACAAATGCCTAAAAAGGAACCA contains these protein-coding regions:
- the LOC124798097 gene encoding ejaculatory bulb-specific protein 3-like codes for the protein MAGCCVLSLEVAKARNLTFYCCLVAVFGVSAQAAPEDKIDNLDVHEILNNDRLLKSYIQCMLDADDGKCTTEGKEIKGRLPKFVATGCSDCTPSQLEKTVKTLKHITEKYPAEWAKLKAKFFDPTCECTKDFAETWKQRGINF